In Hymenobacter gelipurpurascens, one DNA window encodes the following:
- a CDS encoding glutathionylspermidine synthase family protein, protein MSLSPTIRLQPLSGDVAPVLHKLGWEWAMENACQNYVAREAVQLSEQQADELLQAADTIYDLLVQSIPDPIPDALLKLLALPENLWPAIRHSWNDDRHWHLYGRFDIAQTPDGPKLLEFNADTATSIPETAVVQWASLIAAGLGQENRQVNGLFEGLQAQLGHWLELNQDLEPTLVLAHLPGSAEDEANCTVLAEAALAAGFQQTYICPIDALQVATEGEERGIWAETAPDQWQRFGFLFKLVPWELLAEEEPELTADLTQLLLSRDAIIANPAYTMLFQSKAILAWLWKCYPDHPLLLEARLGEPLMGHSVQKPLLGREGQDVLEMQNGIALPAQSGDFADQLPVYQRYAQLPFDNHKQFYQAGVFWTGSASAISYRRALGFINNLSEFVPHILI, encoded by the coding sequence ATGTCATTGTCGCCCACTATTCGTCTTCAGCCACTCTCCGGTGATGTAGCGCCGGTTCTACACAAATTGGGTTGGGAATGGGCAATGGAGAATGCCTGCCAAAACTACGTGGCCCGCGAAGCCGTGCAGCTTTCTGAGCAACAGGCCGATGAACTGCTGCAAGCCGCCGACACGATTTATGACTTGTTAGTCCAAAGTATTCCTGATCCGATTCCCGATGCTTTATTGAAGCTTCTCGCCCTTCCGGAGAATCTGTGGCCGGCCATCCGGCACTCCTGGAACGATGACCGGCATTGGCACCTATACGGCCGCTTTGATATAGCCCAGACCCCCGATGGCCCGAAACTTCTGGAGTTTAATGCCGATACTGCCACCAGTATTCCAGAAACGGCAGTAGTGCAATGGGCCAGCCTGATTGCGGCAGGCCTAGGCCAGGAGAATCGTCAGGTGAATGGATTGTTCGAGGGCCTGCAGGCGCAGCTAGGCCACTGGCTGGAACTCAACCAGGATCTGGAGCCTACCCTCGTGCTAGCACACCTGCCTGGCAGTGCTGAAGATGAAGCGAACTGCACTGTTCTGGCAGAAGCTGCTTTGGCTGCGGGCTTTCAGCAAACTTATATCTGCCCCATCGATGCCCTGCAGGTGGCAACGGAAGGGGAGGAGCGAGGCATATGGGCGGAAACAGCGCCCGACCAATGGCAGCGTTTTGGGTTCCTTTTCAAACTAGTGCCCTGGGAACTGCTGGCCGAAGAAGAGCCCGAACTCACTGCCGACCTGACCCAATTGCTGTTGAGCCGGGATGCAATAATTGCCAACCCAGCCTATACAATGCTTTTTCAGAGCAAGGCAATCTTGGCCTGGCTCTGGAAATGCTACCCCGACCATCCATTACTACTGGAAGCAAGATTAGGCGAACCATTAATGGGGCACAGCGTTCAAAAGCCATTATTAGGGCGCGAAGGGCAGGATGTGCTAGAAATGCAGAACGGAATAGCTCTTCCAGCCCAATCTGGAGACTTTGCTGATCAACTGCCTGTGTATCAGCGCTACGCCCAATTGCCTTTCGATAACCATAAGCAATTCTACCAAGCAGGAGTATTCTGGACTGGTTCGGCCAGCGCCATCAGCTACCGACGAGCTTTAGGGTTCATAAATAACCTCTCCGAATTCGTGCCTCATATATTGATATAA
- the murI gene encoding glutamate racemase, with protein sequence MASTASEVSLRPIGVFDSGIGGLTVARAVSRVLPHERLIYFGDTAHLPYGDKSTAAIQAYSVKICDLLLKQQCKLILIACNSASAAAYELVREYVGSKARVLNVIDPIVAYVGQAYAGRTVGLIGTKQTVNSNVYKKKIDDLDVGVQLQSLATPLLVPMIEEGFFENNISDNIIQTYLTNPALQGIEALVLGCTHYPLIKEQIAEFYKGHAEVLDASDVVAEHVRHYLETTGLAAQPLPTAPVHHFYVSDFTRSFEESTRIFFGQEVHLEHYPLWE encoded by the coding sequence ATGGCTTCAACTGCATCAGAAGTATCCTTGCGCCCCATTGGCGTTTTCGACAGCGGAATTGGCGGACTCACCGTGGCCCGGGCCGTCAGCCGGGTGCTGCCCCACGAGCGGCTCATCTATTTCGGCGACACGGCTCACCTGCCCTACGGCGACAAAAGTACGGCAGCCATCCAGGCTTACTCCGTCAAAATCTGCGACTTACTGCTCAAGCAGCAGTGCAAGCTTATTCTCATTGCCTGCAACTCTGCTTCGGCGGCGGCCTACGAGCTGGTGCGCGAGTATGTGGGCTCCAAAGCACGCGTGCTTAATGTCATTGACCCGATAGTGGCCTACGTAGGCCAAGCCTACGCCGGGCGCACGGTAGGCCTCATCGGCACCAAGCAAACCGTAAATTCCAACGTCTACAAAAAGAAAATCGACGATTTGGATGTTGGTGTTCAGCTGCAGTCATTGGCCACCCCGCTGCTGGTACCCATGATTGAGGAAGGATTCTTTGAGAATAATATCAGCGACAATATTATCCAAACGTATCTGACCAACCCGGCACTTCAGGGCATTGAGGCGTTGGTGTTGGGCTGCACGCACTACCCCTTAATTAAGGAGCAGATTGCGGAATTTTATAAAGGGCATGCTGAAGTGCTGGATGCCTCCGATGTGGTTGCTGAGCACGTAAGGCACTATCTGGAGACGACAGGGCTGGCCGCACAACCTTTGCCTACGGCACCGGTTCACCACTTCTACGTATCAGATTTTACCCGTTCGTTCGAGGAAAGCACCCGTATATTTTTTGGGCAGGAAGTGCATCTCGAACATTATCCGCTGTGGGAGTAG
- a CDS encoding T9SS type A sorting domain-containing protein → MKNTYMSAPSKMGRPWFWVLLLVAAWLPFMASAQEVIITPTALGDPQDFGDVAVGQASANKTYSISGSNLNNDITIVIPAGFQGSLNNGTTFTNNDGAQLTVARSGNSASGTLTLRFVPKQEGQNQSTLYASTNRQNGPPVFSNFVSLKGNGIPGAPTITVNPEALAFGNQIVGTTSASKSFTVNGTSLGTTPITVNAPTGFLVSYNGSAFGSTASINPTNGSVSNAVVNVQFNPATAKSYIELITLASSTASNSVSVSGTGTLPTPSLTATPSTLQSFGSVTVGTTSGTTIRSFVVNGQNLQGNVTITAPAGFSIRIGSGLFSSQPIVLTPVDGTLANTTIDVRFSPTTATAYAADITVASPSAVTQLVRVTGTGTPSSGSPVIRVDPAAIAFGTVTGSGSTSTRTFEVSGTDLVSGIVLTPSSANIELRNASTGGSFTKTLTINQVNGTVSAQTIEVRLVAIVPQNDFNQRIDITSQGAAAKIVGVTATNPSGATSDISVVNVDNNDFTFATRPNTVSASQRFLVSGTNLVDNLVVRPVGPNAEYFEVSTDDVNFFPSVSFTPNTQGNVLQTTVYVHFKPGVQAVTVTSTIRNSSAPAPDFDVSVTGISEPTIRLNQPIGNFATNVVKGTVTAPVAVRAVGFLLDGEVGIRFPQDFADDLRNPTRTPQYEFSFDNGKTYVKESSITPDANGNFTQDLLVRFAPVRVGNADQTLQFKNASLQGGAYFNLTSGFGRAQGFAIAVEPTAQSTAKVVRSANGQSATITFDLTSAPAGTAYGATRLVIGSSTYTTELPTNLFPQDKQNFNPGTTLGNGDYRFGSGTAIEANTNTFVVFSGASGSFTVTNLDPKLTYSFFGFEFNNDGVLNAENYRIPNNRPQFPLPVDLVSFTAKLRNNKVALNWVTASEKNNGSFAVERSQDARTFNTILTREGKGTTSTSTTYDAIDEKPLTGTSYYRLKQIDFDGTVKYSSPVAVNNLGVAEVAMYPNPTEDVLNIQIGGSTEGVRASVSDLTGRVVLTQVLSGNGQLSLGGLRSGTYLVTVGEGNSKVTRRIVKK, encoded by the coding sequence ATGAAAAACACTTACATGAGTGCGCCCAGTAAAATGGGCCGTCCTTGGTTTTGGGTGCTTTTATTGGTTGCCGCATGGCTGCCATTCATGGCATCTGCCCAAGAAGTAATAATAACGCCAACAGCTTTAGGTGACCCTCAAGATTTTGGTGACGTTGCTGTCGGGCAAGCTTCCGCTAATAAAACTTATTCAATAAGTGGGAGTAACCTCAATAATGACATAACAATAGTCATTCCTGCGGGTTTCCAAGGGAGCTTAAATAACGGCACTACGTTCACTAATAATGACGGTGCGCAGCTAACAGTTGCTAGAAGCGGTAATTCAGCTTCAGGCACCTTAACCCTGCGTTTTGTGCCTAAGCAGGAAGGTCAGAATCAGTCTACTTTGTATGCTAGCACCAATCGGCAAAACGGTCCCCCTGTTTTCTCGAATTTTGTTAGTCTGAAAGGTAATGGTATCCCTGGCGCTCCCACTATTACTGTTAATCCAGAAGCATTAGCATTTGGTAACCAAATTGTTGGAACAACATCTGCTTCTAAGAGCTTTACGGTGAATGGTACTTCTTTAGGTACTACCCCTATAACTGTAAATGCTCCTACAGGCTTTCTGGTAAGTTACAACGGTAGTGCTTTTGGCAGCACCGCGAGCATCAACCCAACTAATGGCTCTGTCTCAAATGCAGTTGTAAATGTACAGTTCAACCCTGCAACAGCTAAAAGCTATATTGAACTGATTACTCTTGCTAGCTCCACCGCCTCTAACAGCGTTTCTGTTTCTGGTACTGGTACACTGCCTACTCCTAGCTTAACAGCTACACCTAGCACATTACAGTCTTTCGGATCTGTAACGGTTGGTACTACATCGGGTACTACCATTCGCTCATTTGTTGTGAATGGTCAGAATCTACAAGGCAACGTTACAATAACTGCACCTGCAGGATTCAGCATTCGAATTGGCTCGGGCCTGTTCTCAAGCCAGCCTATTGTACTGACCCCCGTTGATGGTACTTTGGCTAATACAACAATCGACGTTCGCTTCAGCCCTACAACTGCTACTGCTTATGCCGCTGATATTACAGTTGCTTCTCCAAGTGCTGTTACACAATTAGTAAGAGTAACGGGCACAGGTACACCAAGCTCAGGTTCGCCAGTAATACGTGTTGACCCAGCTGCTATTGCTTTCGGCACTGTCACTGGTAGCGGTAGCACAAGCACCCGTACTTTTGAAGTGAGTGGTACTGACTTGGTTAGCGGAATTGTTCTCACGCCATCTAGTGCTAACATCGAACTTCGTAATGCTTCAACGGGTGGTTCGTTCACGAAGACCTTAACTATTAATCAGGTTAATGGCACCGTATCAGCTCAGACTATTGAAGTTCGCTTGGTAGCAATTGTTCCTCAGAACGATTTTAACCAGCGCATCGATATTACTAGCCAAGGTGCTGCTGCTAAAATAGTAGGGGTAACTGCAACGAACCCTAGTGGTGCAACGTCAGATATCTCTGTAGTTAACGTTGATAACAACGATTTTACATTTGCTACGCGTCCTAACACGGTTTCGGCTTCCCAGCGTTTCCTGGTAAGTGGTACCAACTTGGTTGACAATCTCGTCGTTCGTCCCGTAGGTCCTAACGCTGAGTATTTTGAAGTCTCAACGGACGATGTAAATTTCTTTCCTAGCGTGTCATTCACTCCAAATACGCAAGGGAACGTATTGCAAACCACCGTTTATGTTCACTTTAAGCCAGGTGTTCAGGCAGTAACGGTTACCAGCACCATTCGTAACTCAAGTGCTCCTGCTCCCGACTTCGATGTATCTGTTACGGGTATTAGCGAGCCAACTATCCGCCTCAACCAGCCAATAGGTAATTTCGCTACGAATGTTGTAAAAGGCACCGTTACGGCACCTGTAGCAGTTCGCGCAGTTGGTTTCTTGTTAGATGGAGAGGTAGGGATTCGTTTCCCGCAAGATTTCGCCGATGACTTGCGTAACCCAACTCGCACTCCTCAGTATGAGTTCTCTTTTGATAATGGCAAAACGTATGTGAAGGAAAGCAGCATCACTCCAGATGCAAACGGCAACTTCACCCAAGATCTTTTGGTGCGTTTTGCTCCAGTGCGTGTAGGAAATGCTGATCAAACGCTTCAGTTCAAGAATGCTAGCCTGCAAGGTGGTGCTTACTTCAACCTAACTAGTGGCTTTGGTCGTGCTCAAGGGTTTGCTATTGCAGTTGAGCCTACAGCACAGTCAACAGCCAAAGTAGTTCGCTCTGCTAATGGCCAGTCTGCCACGATTACCTTTGACCTGACAAGCGCACCTGCTGGCACTGCCTACGGAGCTACTCGCTTAGTAATTGGTAGCAGCACGTATACTACAGAACTGCCAACTAACCTGTTCCCTCAGGATAAGCAGAACTTTAACCCCGGTACAACTCTAGGAAACGGTGACTACCGTTTTGGTTCTGGTACTGCCATTGAGGCCAACACTAATACATTCGTTGTCTTCAGCGGAGCAAGTGGTTCGTTTACGGTAACCAACTTGGATCCTAAGCTGACTTATAGCTTCTTTGGTTTTGAATTCAATAACGATGGCGTTCTGAATGCTGAAAACTACCGCATTCCGAACAATCGTCCTCAGTTCCCACTACCAGTTGACCTTGTGTCATTCACAGCTAAGCTGCGTAACAACAAAGTGGCTTTGAACTGGGTGACTGCTTCTGAAAAGAACAACGGCTCATTTGCTGTTGAGCGTAGCCAGGATGCTCGTACGTTCAATACTATCCTGACCCGTGAAGGTAAAGGCACTACTAGCACCAGCACTACTTATGACGCTATCGATGAAAAGCCTTTGACGGGTACTTCTTACTACCGGTTGAAGCAGATCGACTTTGATGGTACGGTTAAATACAGCTCCCCAGTAGCAGTAAATAACTTAGGTGTTGCTGAAGTAGCCATGTATCCTAATCCGACTGAAGATGTCTTGAACATCCAGATTGGTGGATCTACTGAAGGTGTACGTGCCTCAGTTAGCGACCTGACTGGCCGTGTAGTTCTCACTCAGGTCCTGAGTGGCAACGGTCAGCTTAGCTTAGGTGGCCTACGTAGCGGTACTTACTTGGTAACGGTAGGAGAGGGTAACTCGAAGGTTACTCGCCGCATCGTGAAAAAGTAG